From the Halorhabdus utahensis DSM 12940 genome, one window contains:
- the mch gene encoding methenyltetrahydromethanopterin cyclohydrolase, translating into MDQLNRLGTELVDEAIDFADELGIAEYRLDNETTVLDFGVEHAGGVEAGLMLTEIQTAGLASVTTRLESVGDAALPHVEVTTDHPALALLAGQKAGWELATEDFEGLGSGPARALVAREDIFERLEYVEAFDFAVLAVESDALPTEAAAAQVADLAGVPESSVFLPAFSTASITGSVAAGARASESAVFQLFELGYDPEDVHSVSGVAPVAPVAESEEAAIARTNDALAYGGRVHLTVESGFDRFEEIPSTAGEEYSQPFAEIFEDADWDFEELPADVFGPAQVTVDVIGGETAVYGETDEALLVESFGL; encoded by the coding sequence ATGGACCAACTCAATCGCCTCGGCACCGAACTCGTCGACGAGGCCATCGACTTCGCCGACGAGCTCGGCATCGCGGAGTATCGACTCGACAACGAGACGACGGTCCTCGACTTCGGCGTCGAGCACGCTGGTGGCGTCGAAGCGGGGCTAATGCTCACCGAGATCCAGACCGCGGGACTCGCCTCCGTCACCACGCGACTGGAGTCGGTCGGCGACGCCGCCCTCCCCCACGTCGAGGTGACGACCGACCACCCGGCACTGGCGCTGCTCGCCGGGCAGAAGGCCGGCTGGGAACTCGCGACCGAGGATTTCGAAGGGCTGGGTAGCGGCCCCGCACGGGCCTTGGTCGCCAGAGAGGACATCTTCGAGCGGCTGGAGTACGTCGAGGCCTTCGACTTCGCCGTGCTCGCCGTCGAGAGCGACGCGCTGCCGACCGAGGCGGCCGCAGCCCAGGTCGCCGACCTCGCGGGCGTCCCCGAAAGTAGCGTCTTCCTGCCGGCGTTTTCGACGGCGTCGATTACCGGCAGCGTCGCAGCGGGCGCGCGAGCGAGTGAATCTGCCGTCTTCCAGCTGTTTGAGTTGGGCTACGATCCCGAAGATGTCCACTCGGTATCGGGCGTCGCACCCGTCGCGCCCGTCGCCGAAAGCGAGGAGGCGGCTATCGCGCGGACGAACGACGCACTCGCCTACGGCGGTCGCGTCCATCTCACCGTCGAGTCCGGCTTCGACAGGTTCGAAGAGATACCCTCGACGGCAGGCGAAGAGTACAGCCAACCCTTCGCCGAGATCTTCGAGGACGCCGACTGGGACTTCGAAGAGCTGCCCGCGGACGTCTTCGGCCCCGCGCAGGTCACCGTCGACGTCATCGGTGGGGAGACGGCCGTCTACGGCGAGACCGACGAGGCACTACTCGTCGAGAGTTTCGGGCTGTGA
- a CDS encoding HAD family hydrolase — protein MTVDAVLFDLDDTLCEYRRPAGDVLSAAFERVGVEPWFPIETFYDRFEEFARPGDDIRDLRRRSFAAFAEEAGLDEGVGRAVAEAFEAERDQSNVRFLPGAREAVQTAAERYRVGLVTNGDPWMQSQKLAGLGIGDRFETIVHGGHDAAYKPDPEPFYTALDELGVDAGRAVHVGNSLSADVTGAHNAGLRSVWLDGDASIDPDPVPDHRVESMHDVAEEPWH, from the coding sequence ATGACCGTCGACGCCGTGCTGTTCGATCTTGACGACACCCTCTGTGAGTATCGCCGCCCCGCCGGGGACGTGCTGTCGGCGGCCTTCGAGCGCGTCGGCGTCGAGCCCTGGTTCCCGATCGAGACGTTCTACGATCGCTTCGAGGAGTTCGCACGCCCGGGTGACGACATTCGGGACCTCCGCCGGCGGAGTTTCGCGGCGTTCGCCGAGGAGGCGGGACTCGACGAAGGCGTGGGTCGGGCCGTCGCCGAGGCCTTCGAGGCCGAGCGCGACCAGTCGAACGTCCGGTTTCTGCCCGGGGCGCGGGAGGCCGTCCAAACGGCTGCCGAGCGGTATCGCGTCGGCCTCGTCACCAACGGCGACCCGTGGATGCAATCCCAGAAACTCGCCGGCCTCGGGATCGGAGACCGCTTCGAGACGATCGTACACGGCGGCCACGACGCGGCCTACAAGCCCGATCCCGAACCGTTCTACACGGCGCTCGACGAACTTGGAGTCGACGCCGGGCGTGCCGTTCACGTCGGCAACTCTCTCTCAGCCGATGTCACCGGCGCACACAACGCCGGCCTGCGGTCGGTCTGGCTCGACGGGGACGCCAGCATCGACCCGGACCCCGTCCCCGATCATCGGGTCGAGTCGATGCACGACGTGGCCGAGGAGCCCTGGCACTAG
- a CDS encoding class II aldolase/adducin family protein — protein MALESLRETVYETLMALPENDLVRGTSGNVSGREGDRVVIKPSGVDYDELSPENLVVVDMDGEVVEGDLKPSVDTGAHLHIYRANEELGGIIHTHSTYATAFAAAGRELPVYVTELADTFGESIPVSSYVPPGTEAIGEEFAKHTGDGKFQGLLMKNHGLFAAGDTPGDALKAALHIEHSAKISSIAEDLGTPEEIPDEEAERLNQEYLEGYGQE, from the coding sequence ATGGCACTCGAGAGTCTACGCGAGACGGTCTACGAGACGCTGATGGCACTGCCGGAAAACGACCTCGTCAGGGGCACCAGCGGGAACGTCAGCGGTCGTGAGGGCGATCGCGTCGTGATCAAGCCCAGCGGCGTCGACTACGACGAACTCTCGCCGGAGAACCTCGTCGTCGTGGACATGGACGGCGAGGTCGTCGAGGGCGATCTCAAACCCTCGGTCGATACAGGCGCACACCTCCACATCTATCGGGCAAACGAGGAACTCGGCGGGATCATCCACACTCACTCGACGTACGCGACCGCCTTCGCCGCCGCCGGGCGGGAACTCCCCGTCTACGTCACCGAACTCGCCGACACGTTCGGCGAGTCGATCCCCGTCTCTTCGTACGTCCCGCCGGGCACCGAAGCCATCGGCGAGGAGTTCGCCAAGCACACGGGCGATGGCAAGTTCCAGGGCCTGCTGATGAAAAACCACGGCCTCTTCGCCGCCGGTGACACCCCCGGCGACGCGCTGAAGGCAGCGCTCCACATCGAACACAGCGCGAAGATCTCCTCGATTGCCGAGGACCTGGGCACGCCCGAGGAGATCCCCGACGAGGAGGCCGAACGCCTCAACCAGGAGTATCTCGAGGGCTACGGCCAGGAGTGA
- a CDS encoding class I SAM-dependent methyltransferase — MSDGNDWDPAAYEDHAFVYEYGESLLSLLDPQPGERILDIGCGTGELTAEIAASEAEVVGIDSSAKMIDAARDRHSEPTFRVADATAFDPDESFDAVFSNAAFHWIDDQDALLSTIADALVQNGRLVAEFGGRGNVAAINGALQSALRERGYDAELPWYFASIDEYAPRLADHGFEVRLARLFDRPTELDGGKNGLRQLYDMFCDDLLDHLDNETRAAVISDAEDALREEYFDGETWTADYRRLRMVAVKE, encoded by the coding sequence ATGAGCGACGGAAACGACTGGGATCCGGCGGCCTATGAGGATCACGCGTTCGTCTACGAGTACGGCGAGTCGCTGCTGTCGCTGCTCGATCCACAGCCGGGCGAGCGGATTCTCGACATCGGTTGTGGGACGGGAGAACTGACAGCCGAGATCGCAGCGAGCGAGGCTGAAGTCGTCGGGATAGACAGTTCCGCCAAGATGATCGACGCGGCCCGCGATCGACATTCCGAGCCGACGTTTCGGGTGGCCGACGCGACGGCATTCGACCCCGACGAGTCGTTCGATGCCGTCTTCTCGAACGCTGCCTTCCACTGGATCGACGATCAGGATGCACTGCTCTCGACCATCGCCGACGCGCTGGTCCAGAATGGCCGGCTGGTGGCGGAGTTCGGTGGCCGCGGGAACGTGGCCGCGATCAACGGGGCACTCCAGTCGGCACTCCGGGAGCGGGGATACGACGCCGAACTGCCGTGGTACTTCGCGAGCATCGACGAATACGCGCCACGGCTTGCGGATCACGGATTCGAAGTCCGCTTGGCGCGGCTGTTCGACCGGCCGACCGAACTCGACGGCGGTAAGAACGGCCTTCGACAGCTCTACGACATGTTCTGTGACGACCTGCTCGACCATCTCGACAACGAGACCCGAGCGGCCGTCATCAGCGACGCCGAAGACGCCCTGCGGGAGGAATACTTCGACGGCGAGACCTGGACGGCGGACTACCGCCGGCTGCGAATGGTTGCCGTCAAGGAGTGA
- a CDS encoding thiamine-binding protein: MTAFGFLSVAPVIEGSMSGEVAKAVAAIEEHDVGYETTPMGTIIEAEDAAALFEAAADAHAAVDADRVETFLKIDDKRAVEHAAGEKVESVAEELGHDPKRDAEE; this comes from the coding sequence ATGACAGCGTTTGGCTTCCTGAGCGTCGCACCGGTCATCGAAGGCAGCATGTCGGGCGAGGTCGCCAAGGCGGTCGCCGCGATCGAGGAACACGACGTCGGCTACGAGACCACGCCGATGGGGACGATCATCGAAGCCGAGGACGCAGCGGCGCTCTTCGAAGCGGCCGCCGACGCCCACGCGGCGGTCGACGCCGATCGCGTCGAGACGTTCCTCAAGATCGACGACAAGCGCGCCGTCGAACACGCTGCCGGCGAGAAAGTCGAGTCCGTCGCCGAGGAACTCGGGCACGATCCCAAACGCGACGCCGAGGAGTAA
- a CDS encoding DUF433 domain-containing protein yields the protein MSSIVRTEDILGGEPRIEGTRIGVRHVAGKVVDAGYAPAYVADQLDISLGAVYEALSYYYDNIEEIRAVERENAETRDRLRESSLQPKEPVS from the coding sequence ATGTCAAGCATCGTCCGAACCGAGGACATCCTCGGGGGAGAACCGCGGATCGAGGGGACCCGAATCGGCGTCCGACACGTCGCCGGGAAAGTCGTCGATGCAGGGTATGCACCCGCTTACGTAGCTGATCAGCTCGATATCTCGTTGGGGGCCGTCTACGAGGCCCTCTCGTATTATTATGACAACATCGAGGAAATCCGGGCGGTCGAACGGGAGAACGCGGAGACGCGCGACCGGTTGCGTGAGTCGTCGCTGCAGCCGAAAGAACCGGTTTCATGA
- a CDS encoding DUF5615 family PIN-like protein: MSKLLLDEHVSRICEHVLRDRGFDVSQAKDRFGEYTTDEELLQWCDRNDVVLVSNNARDFELLHRKTDHAGLLIYYDQSLPDDDPEGFARTVEEVFEQYGAEELRDEYVEIDTWYEWLQD, encoded by the coding sequence ATGAGTAAGCTGCTTCTAGACGAACACGTCAGCCGGATTTGCGAACACGTGCTTCGGGACCGCGGATTCGACGTCAGCCAAGCAAAAGATCGGTTCGGCGAATACACGACAGACGAGGAGTTGCTCCAATGGTGTGACCGAAACGACGTCGTGTTGGTGTCGAACAACGCGAGGGATTTCGAATTGCTGCATCGCAAAACGGACCACGCTGGACTGCTGATCTACTATGACCAGTCACTACCCGACGACGATCCGGAGGGATTCGCTCGGACTGTCGAAGAAGTGTTCGAACAGTACGGAGCCGAGGAACTCCGTGACGAATACGTCGAGATCGACACGTGGTACGAGTGGTTACAGGATTGA